In Planctomycetota bacterium, the genomic window CGGGGACCGACCGCATCGCGGAGGCGGTCCGCGACGTGGAGTGCGGGAAGGTCATCAACGTCCAGGGGGACGAGCCCGAGGTGGACCCCGAGCACCTGGAGACGCTGATCGACCTTCTGGACGGGGCGGAGATGGCGACCCTGGCGGCGCCGTTCGAGGACCCTCAGGACGCCCTCCTTTCGAGCCGGGTCAAGGTGGTGATCGACCGGCACCACTACGCGCTCTACTTCTCGCGATCCCGCATCCCGTACGCCAACGGTCAGGCGTCGCCGGCGCTCCTTCACCTGGGCCTGTACGGCTATTCCAAGGCGTTCCTCCTGAGGTACGTGACGCTCGACCGCACGCCTCTGGAGCAGGCCGAACGGCTGGAGCAGCTCCGGGCGCTCGAGCACGGGTACAAGATCCGGGTGGGGGTCGTGCGCAAGGCGTCGCGGGGCGGGATCGACACGCCGGAGGACTATGCCGCCTTCGTGCGCCGGATGAGAGAGAGGGTTTCATGACCAAGCACATCTTCGTGACCGGCGGCGTGGTTTCCTCCCTGGGCAAGGGACTTACGAGCGCTTCGATCGGGCTGCTTCTGGAGTCCATGGGCCTGCGGGTGGCCATGCAGAAGTTCGATCCGTACATCAACGTGGATCCGGGGACGATGAATCCCCACCAGCACGGCGAGGTGTACGTCACGGAGGACGGCCTGGAGGCGGACCTGGATCTGGGCCATTACGAGCGTTTCACGAATTCGGTCGTCAACGTTCACTCGAACTACACGACGGGAAAGATCTACAGTTCCGTCATCGCCAAGGAGCGCCGCGGGGAATATCTGGGGCAGACGGTGCAGGTCATCCCGCACATCACGAACGAAATCAAGGAGGCCTGCCGCCGGATCGAAGGGCCGGGGATCGACGTCGCGGTGACCGAGATCGGCGGCACGGTGGGAGACATCGAAAGCCTTCCGTTCCTCGAGGCCATCCGCCAGTACCAGATGGACGCGGGGCGGGAGAACGTGATGTACATCCACCTCACGCTCATTCCGTTCCTGCACGCCAGCCAGGAGATCAAGACCAAGCCCACGCAGCAGTCCGTGGGCAAGCTCCGGGAAATCGGGATCATCCCCGACCTTCTCATCTGCCGCACGGAAGTGCCGCTGTCGGACGAAGTGCGGGGAAAGATCGCCCTCTTCTGCAGCGTTCCCCGCGAGGCGGTGATCGAGGAGAAGGACGTGGACTTCTCGATCTACCAGATTCCGCTCATGCTCTACGAGCAGAAGGTCGACGAGCTGATCGTGCGCCGCCTGGGGCTGGCCAGCCGCAAGCCGGATCTGACGCGCTGGAAGGAGATCGTGGAAACGCTCCGCCAGCCGGAGCGCGAGGTGACGATCGCGGTCGTGGGCAAGTACCTCGATCTCCATGACGCGTACAAATCGATCTGGGAGTCGCTCACGCACGCGGGGATCGCCAACCGCTGCCGGGTGCGGATCAAGAAGGTGTCCGCCGAGGAGGTGGAGCGTTCCGGCATGGCGCGGCACATGGAAGGGGTCTCGGGGATCCTCGTTCCGGGCGGTTTCGGCCACCGGGGGATCGAAGGAAAGATTGCGGCCGCCCGGTACGCGCGCGAGACGGGGATTCCCTACTACGGCCTGTGCCTCGGAATGCAGGTGGCCTGCATCGAGTTCGCGCGGAACGTGGCGGGCCTTTCGGGGGCCAACTCCACGGAATTCGACGAGAAGACGCCGCACCCGGTGATCCATCTCATGGAGCGCCAGCGGGCCGTCTCCGACAAGGGCGGCACCATGCGGCTGGGAAGCTATCCCTGCCGGATCGAGCCGGACACGATCGCGGCGGCCTGCTACCAGAAGGAGCTCATCTACGAGCGCCACCGCCACCGCTACGAGTTCAACAACGCCTACCGCGATCTCTTCCGGGAAAAGGGAATGCGGTTTTCCGGAATCTGGCCTGACGGGAATCTTGTGGAGATGATCGAGCTGGAGGGGCATCCCTGGTTCGTGGGCGTGCAGTTCCATCCGGAGTTCAAGTCCAAGCCCACGGCGCCCCATCCGCTTTTCCGGGGTTTCATCCGGGCGGCGCTGGACTATGCGCGGCCCCGGACCCAGCCCCAGGCGACGGTGAAGGTATGACGGAAGGCAAGAGAGTCGACGAGGACTGGAAGAAGCGCGCGCAGCTCGAGAAGGAGCAGGACGCGCTGAAGGTCGGCGACCGTCCTCCGGCGGCCGCGGCGGCGGGAGCGGCGCCCGCGGCGCCGGGACGCCCGGCGGCCCGGCCGAGCCCGCACTTCGCGGGGCTCGTGGAGTCGCTGGCCTCCCAGGCGCTCATGTTCATGGGAGCCGTGCGGGACCCGCTCACCGGGCAGGCGCATCAGGATCTCCACCAGGCGCAGGCCATGATCGACATGCTCCAGATGCTGGAGGAGAAGACCCGCGGGAACCTGGCCCGGGAGGAAGAAGAGATGCTCCGGCAGGTGCTCGACGAGGTGCGGATGCACTTCGTGCGGCTCTCCAGCCCGCCTCAGCCCCGCGGCCCCATGATGGGCAACCGGCCCCGGGCATGAGAAGACTGCTGGGGCTCTGGGCGGCGCTTTCGGCGCTGGCGTCCTGCGGAGGCGGATCGGCGGAGGCCGACCCGCCGATGCCCCCGCCCCCGAATTTTCCCGCTGGAATCACGGGCGCGATCCGCGGCCGCGTCCGGTTCGAGGGTCCCGTGCCGCCCCCGGGACGCGTGCCCATGGCCACAAATCCCGAGTGCGCGGCGCTCCACGACGGACCGGTGCTGGACGAGGCGATCGCGGTTCGGGACGGGCGCCTGAAGAACGTCTTCGTCCACGTCAAACAGGGGCTGGAAAAGTACGCCTTCCCCTGGCCCACCGAGCCGGTGGTCGTTTCCAACGCGCGGTGTCTCTACGTTCCGCGCGTCGCCGGCGCCCAGGTCCATCAGCCCGTCCGGTTCGTCAACGAGGATCCGGCGGCGCATAACATCCACGGCTTCGCGGCGCAGGGTCGCTTCAACTTCACGCTTTCCATGAAAGGGCTGGGGCAGACGCTGAAGTTCCGGCGTCCGGAGGTGATGATTCCGCTGAAATGCGATCTTCACCCCTGGATGATCGGCTACCTCGGCGTGGTTCCCCACCCGTTCCACCGGGTCACCGGCGAGGACGGCGCGTTCGAGCTTTCGGGCCTCCCCGAGGGCGAGTACGCCGTCGAGGCCTGGCACGAGAAGTGCGGGACGCAGACCCGGGGCGTACGGGTGACCCCCGGCGCGACCGCCGAAGTCGAGTTCGTCTTCCGGGCGCCCTAGGCTACTTGCCGGCCGTGGGGGTCCCCGGCGGAGGAGCCGGCGCGGCGGGCGCGGGCGTCCCCTGAGTGAACTCGGTGCCCACCTTCCCCGCCGCCTTGTTGACCACGTGGTACGAGATCGCGAATCCCACGGCGAAGACGACGACGAGCCAGGCGAGCGCCTCGCCCCAGCTCTTGGCCACCGGAAAGTGGGAACGACCGCCCATGCCGAAGAGCATGGGCACGCTGAGGTACGTGTTGATGCGGGAGAACTTTCCGGCCACGGCCACGAGCTGGTCGAAGTCGGAAGGTTTCGGGACCTGACCGGCGACGGCGGCGATGATGACCTTCTGGCGGGGCCAGATCACGAACCACACGTTGAACCACATGATCGTGCCCAGAAGGCCGCCGAAAAGGATCCAGATGTTGGACGGACCCGCCCCGCCCGGCTCGAAACTCAACCACCCGCCGAAGGGCGTCAGGCCCGCGGTGCCCCGGAGGATGAGTTCCTGATAAAAAATGTAGGCCAGCCCCGTCAGGAAGGTCAACATCGCGCCCCACCGGAACCACCAGATGGCGCGACCGCGGAAGTTGGGGACGACGACTTTCTTCTGATCGGCCGTCAGGGGCTTTTCGGCGTGAGCCTGCACGAAATTGAAGTAGTACAGATGCCCGATCCAGGCGATCCCGAAGAAGAAGTGCGCCCAGCGCAGAATCTGGAGAACGATCTGGTGGGCCATCTGGCCCCCCTGGCCCTCGAGACCCGGCACCGCGAGAGAATGGAAATCCATAGTCGGCCGTCCCTCCCTTAGGTGCGAACGTGAACGGGGCGAAGTCCCCGCGGACCTATTTCACCCCTTTTGGCGGAAAAGTCAAGGTTCGAGAACGGGAAACCCGGTTATTTCAGACGTTCCAGTTCGCTTCGAGCGCCTTGGTATTCGACGAAATCCTGGAGCCCCGTGGCGAGCACCCGCTCGAAATAGGCCTTCGCCGTCGGCACGTCCCCCGAAAGAAGCCTCAGGATGCCGGCATAGAAGAACGCTTCGCACTCCCGTTCGCGCCGGACCGGGTCCTCCGGCGACCGGGCCGCCCGGAAAAGTTCCGCCTCGGAGAGATCGCCGATCACAAAAAGAGCGAGCCGGGCGAACCAATCGTCGGCGTTTCGGGATCGGACATGGTCCCGCAGTTCGCCGGCGGCCTCCTCCCGCTCGCCCAGCCGGTATCTCAGGAGAGCGATCCACAGTCTCGGGTAATCCCGTTCATCAGGGCCGGCTCCGGCTCCGGCGGACGCGCAGGACGTCCGAAACGAATCCAGCGCCTCCGACCATCGCGCCCGCCAGGCCAGGATATATCCGCGGAACCGGAAGACCAGGGCGGAGCGGCTTCCTTCCCGCGCGGCGCGGGAGAGATGCTCCTCGGCGCGCTCGAAGTCCCGGCGCCGGAAATAGAGGGCTCCGAGATCCTCCCAGGCGGGCGTGAACTTCGGGTCGAGCTCGACGGCCCGCAGGAGGTCTCGTTCCCCCTCCTCTTCCCGTCCCAGGGTCCGAAGAACCCTTGATCGGTTGCAGAGAACGGTCGCGTCCGGATCGAGCTCGACGGCCCGGGTGTAATCCCGCAGCGCCTCGGGAAACTTCTTTCGGAAGTAGTGAAAAAGAAAACCGCGCCGGCTCCAGGTCCTGGCGTCCTCCGGATCGAGCGCCAGAGCGCGGTCGTAGTCGCGCTCGGCTTCGTCCAGACGGCCCAGATGCTGCAGGGCCCACCCGCGGCCCGAATAAGCGACCGCAAGGTTCGGATCGAGCTCCAATGCCCGGGCGAAGTCCGCGAGGCTCTCGGCGGCCCGCCCGAGGTCGATCAGAACGGCGCCCCGCTGGAGGAGGGCCGTCGCATCGGGCGAATGGGCGGCCAGCGCGGCTTCGAACGCCCGAACGGCCTCTTCCAGTTTTCCCTGATCGCGCAGCAGGAGGCCCCGGATGAGATGCGCTTCCGCGTCGCACTCGAGGAGCCGAAGCGCGCGTTCGCAGTCTTCCTGGGCCTCCCGATACTTGCGCTGGTATCGACGCGCCCGGGCGCGCAGGAGATAGGCCCGGGCATCCCACCCCGTCCGGTCGAGATACGCATCGAGCGCCCGCTCGGCGCCGGCGAAATCCCCTCCGGCGAACGCCGTCAGCCCTTCGAGGTAGGCCGCCGCATGTCCGGGAACCCCGGCGCGGCGGGCCGCCTCGAGATCCCTCAGCCCGGCCTGCCGGCGGGCGGCCTGGTCCGGGGTTTCCGGACGCATCTCGCGAATCCGCAGTCCGGCCCCGAAGTACGCGTAGAGGACTTCCGGCTCGCCGCGCCCGGCGCGATACTCCTCGAGCGCCTGTCGTCCCCGTTCCATGAGGGCCTCGGCGTGGTCGGGGTCGGCCGCCAGGGCCCGCTCCCAGCACTCGCGGGCGTCGCCGCCGAGAATCCGGCGGCACCGCCCCAGCCAGACCCAGGCGGCCGGGCGCCGCGGGTCGATCGCCAGGGCGGCCTCGAGGGCCCGAACGGCCTCGCGGCCGATCTCGTCGCGCCGCGGCGAGCCGGTGGCGACGGCCGACGTCAGTTCGTTGACCCGCGCGATGGCCTTCTCGAAGGCCGCGTGAAATCGGCGCGCGCGCAGAAGCGAAGGAACCGTCAGGACGCCCAGCCCGAACGCGAGCGCCAGAGCGGCGGCGGCGACCACGACCGCCTTGCGCTTGGCCAGCCTCTTGCGGACCCGGTAAACCACGCTGGCGCGTCGCGCCAGAATCGGTTCTCCCGTCAGCCACCGTTCGAGGTCTTCGGCCAGTTCGGCGGCGGTCGCGTACCGGCGCGCCGGATCCTTCTCCATGGCCTTGGCGCAGATGACGCCGAGTTCGCCCTCGAGGGGCGGCGGCTCCTCCTCCGCCGCCTTTCGCAGAAGCTCGAGGACGTTATCCGACTCGAAGGGCGGCCGCCCGCGGAGAAGCTCGTAGAGCGTGGCGCCGAGGGAGTAGACGTCGGCCCGCCCGTCGACCTTTTCCCCGCGCGCCTGCTCGGGCGCCATGTAGGCCGGGGTGCCCACCACCACGCCGGACGCGGACAGTTGCGAGGCGCCTTCCGTCGCTCGGGCCAGGCCGAAATCCATGACGTACACGTGAGGATCGGCGCCGGGACGCTCGACCGCCATGAGGTTATCGGGCTTGAGATCCCGATGGATGATGCCCTGCCCGTGCGCGTAATGCACGGCGCGGGCGGCGTCCCGCAGAAGCCGAGCCGCGCGCTTCGGGTCCAGCCCGGACACGTCGCGCAGGGTGACGCCGTCCACGAACTGCATGGCGATGTAATGCCGGTCGCGGTCCTGTCCCACGTCGTAGACGGCCGCGATGTGCGGATGGGAGAGCTTCCCGGCCAGCTGGGCTTCCCGGACGAATCTCTGGACTTCCTCGTCGTTACCTCCTTTGAGGAACTTGAGCGCGACCCAGCGCGCCAGTTCGAGGTCCCACGCCTTCCAGACCTCGCCCATGCCGCCCGCTCCCAGCTTGCGAACCCGCACGTATTTCCCGAAGCGCTGTCCCGGATCGGCCCCCGCGACCTCGGCCGGAAGCGCGTCGGCCGCCCTCTCGCGCGGCAGCGCGCGGGGGGTTTCGATCCGGACGGTCGGCTCGTATTGCGCGGGCGCGAGATAGCCGCGGCGGACGAGCATTTCCCCGAGCTTCGGAAGCGGCGCGATCCCCTCCTCGGCCAACCGGCGCAGCTCCGCGAGGCATTCCTCGACGTGCTCCCGGGTCAGCAAACCTTGCTCCACGAGGAGCCGCGCCAGGGCCAGTTCGGATTCGGTGATCGGGACCCGGCCGTCCTGCGCCATCCCGGCCAAGTATATCGCGAACCGTCCCGCAAGGACGGTCCTGGACGTGTGGTACCCCGGCCGCGATTCGAACGCGGGACCTGCGGTTTAGGAAACCGCCGCTCTATCCAGCTGAGCTACCGGGGCGTGCGTTTTAACGCAGATTATCTTTTTCTGTACTAATTTGTCCTAAATCAGGTATCATCCCGACCCAAGGATTGGAGATCTCGGCCATGCCGGAACAAGGCAACGTCATGCGGATCAGGATACGGCGCGGCCTCCATGTGGTCAAGCGGGGGGCCGTCTGGTACGTCGAGGAATGCCGGAACGGGCACCAAACCCGTCGCTCCCTGGGAACGACCGATCAGGCCGAAGCCGTCCGGCGCGCGGCCGCCGGGGACCTCCCCGCCCCCCCGGCGCCCGGGGCACCCCGGCGAGCGCCCCATTCCCCTCCTCTCGAGGAAGCGCTTGCCGAGTACGAGGGATGGTACGCGCGCAACCGCCGGCCTTCGGGCGCCCGGCGGGTCTTCCCGACCCTCCACGCCTTCGTCCGCGCCGTGGGAGCGGAGAAGGACCTCCGAGAGGTAACGAGGGACCATGTACAGGCCTTCGTCTCAGCCCGCGCGGCCGACGTCTCGGCCATCACGACGGCCAACGACTTCGCCCGCGTCCGGGCGTTCCTGCGCTGGGCGGCGGCGCGGTACGACATCCCCTCCCTCTGGAACGCCTGCCGCGGAATCGAGCGTCCACGCTGCGACCAGCCCACGAAGGAAGCTCCCCCCGCCGAGAAGGTACGCGCGGTGCTGCGCCGCCTGGCGGAGTCGGGCCACCCCTGGATCGCCGATTACTGCCGGGTCCTGGCGGAAACCGGGCTCCGGCCGGCGGAGCTCCTCGGAGTCCGCGGCGTTGACCTGAAGGGCGACCTCCTGGCGGTCGTGCCCTGGGAAGAACGGGAGCTCAAATCCAAATGGTCCCGCCGGACGATCAAGCTCAATCCCGCCGCCGCCTCCATTCTCCGGGAGCGCGTTTCCCGGATGGCCGACAAGACCCGACCGATCTTCATG contains:
- the kdsB gene encoding 3-deoxy-manno-octulosonate cytidylyltransferase, translated to MARGPGVVVAVIPARYASTRLPGKPLLAETGKPLIQHVVEQVRRCSRIDRILVATDDERIARAVRGFGGEAVMTSPHHPTGTDRIAEAVRDVECGKVINVQGDEPEVDPEHLETLIDLLDGAEMATLAAPFEDPQDALLSSRVKVVIDRHHYALYFSRSRIPYANGQASPALLHLGLYGYSKAFLLRYVTLDRTPLEQAERLEQLRALEHGYKIRVGVVRKASRGGIDTPEDYAAFVRRMRERVS
- a CDS encoding CTP synthase, which produces MTKHIFVTGGVVSSLGKGLTSASIGLLLESMGLRVAMQKFDPYINVDPGTMNPHQHGEVYVTEDGLEADLDLGHYERFTNSVVNVHSNYTTGKIYSSVIAKERRGEYLGQTVQVIPHITNEIKEACRRIEGPGIDVAVTEIGGTVGDIESLPFLEAIRQYQMDAGRENVMYIHLTLIPFLHASQEIKTKPTQQSVGKLREIGIIPDLLICRTEVPLSDEVRGKIALFCSVPREAVIEEKDVDFSIYQIPLMLYEQKVDELIVRRLGLASRKPDLTRWKEIVETLRQPEREVTIAVVGKYLDLHDAYKSIWESLTHAGIANRCRVRIKKVSAEEVERSGMARHMEGVSGILVPGGFGHRGIEGKIAAARYARETGIPYYGLCLGMQVACIEFARNVAGLSGANSTEFDEKTPHPVIHLMERQRAVSDKGGTMRLGSYPCRIEPDTIAAACYQKELIYERHRHRYEFNNAYRDLFREKGMRFSGIWPDGNLVEMIELEGHPWFVGVQFHPEFKSKPTAPHPLFRGFIRAALDYARPRTQPQATVKV
- a CDS encoding DUF1844 domain-containing protein translates to MTEGKRVDEDWKKRAQLEKEQDALKVGDRPPAAAAAGAAPAAPGRPAARPSPHFAGLVESLASQALMFMGAVRDPLTGQAHQDLHQAQAMIDMLQMLEEKTRGNLAREEEEMLRQVLDEVRMHFVRLSSPPQPRGPMMGNRPRA
- a CDS encoding carboxypeptidase regulatory-like domain-containing protein, whose protein sequence is MRRLLGLWAALSALASCGGGSAEADPPMPPPPNFPAGITGAIRGRVRFEGPVPPPGRVPMATNPECAALHDGPVLDEAIAVRDGRLKNVFVHVKQGLEKYAFPWPTEPVVVSNARCLYVPRVAGAQVHQPVRFVNEDPAAHNIHGFAAQGRFNFTLSMKGLGQTLKFRRPEVMIPLKCDLHPWMIGYLGVVPHPFHRVTGEDGAFELSGLPEGEYAVEAWHEKCGTQTRGVRVTPGATAEVEFVFRAP
- a CDS encoding urate hydroxylase PuuD, whose protein sequence is MDFHSLAVPGLEGQGGQMAHQIVLQILRWAHFFFGIAWIGHLYYFNFVQAHAEKPLTADQKKVVVPNFRGRAIWWFRWGAMLTFLTGLAYIFYQELILRGTAGLTPFGGWLSFEPGGAGPSNIWILFGGLLGTIMWFNVWFVIWPRQKVIIAAVAGQVPKPSDFDQLVAVAGKFSRINTYLSVPMLFGMGGRSHFPVAKSWGEALAWLVVVFAVGFAISYHVVNKAAGKVGTEFTQGTPAPAAPAPPPGTPTAGK
- a CDS encoding tetratricopeptide repeat protein, producing MAQDGRVPITESELALARLLVEQGLLTREHVEECLAELRRLAEEGIAPLPKLGEMLVRRGYLAPAQYEPTVRIETPRALPRERAADALPAEVAGADPGQRFGKYVRVRKLGAGGMGEVWKAWDLELARWVALKFLKGGNDEEVQRFVREAQLAGKLSHPHIAAVYDVGQDRDRHYIAMQFVDGVTLRDVSGLDPKRAARLLRDAARAVHYAHGQGIIHRDLKPDNLMAVERPGADPHVYVMDFGLARATEGASQLSASGVVVGTPAYMAPEQARGEKVDGRADVYSLGATLYELLRGRPPFESDNVLELLRKAAEEEPPPLEGELGVICAKAMEKDPARRYATAAELAEDLERWLTGEPILARRASVVYRVRKRLAKRKAVVVAAAALALAFGLGVLTVPSLLRARRFHAAFEKAIARVNELTSAVATGSPRRDEIGREAVRALEAALAIDPRRPAAWVWLGRCRRILGGDARECWERALAADPDHAEALMERGRQALEEYRAGRGEPEVLYAYFGAGLRIREMRPETPDQAARRQAGLRDLEAARRAGVPGHAAAYLEGLTAFAGGDFAGAERALDAYLDRTGWDARAYLLRARARRYQRKYREAQEDCERALRLLECDAEAHLIRGLLLRDQGKLEEAVRAFEAALAAHSPDATALLQRGAVLIDLGRAAESLADFARALELDPNLAVAYSGRGWALQHLGRLDEAERDYDRALALDPEDARTWSRRGFLFHYFRKKFPEALRDYTRAVELDPDATVLCNRSRVLRTLGREEEGERDLLRAVELDPKFTPAWEDLGALYFRRRDFERAEEHLSRAAREGSRSALVFRFRGYILAWRARWSEALDSFRTSCASAGAGAGPDERDYPRLWIALLRYRLGEREEAAGELRDHVRSRNADDWFARLALFVIGDLSEAELFRAARSPEDPVRRERECEAFFYAGILRLLSGDVPTAKAYFERVLATGLQDFVEYQGARSELERLK
- a CDS encoding site-specific integrase yields the protein MRIRIRRGLHVVKRGAVWYVEECRNGHQTRRSLGTTDQAEAVRRAAAGDLPAPPAPGAPRRAPHSPPLEEALAEYEGWYARNRRPSGARRVFPTLHAFVRAVGAEKDLREVTRDHVQAFVSARAADVSAITTANDFARVRAFLRWAAARYDIPSLWNACRGIERPRCDQPTKEAPPAEKVRAVLRRLAESGHPWIADYCRVLAETGLRPAELLGVRGVDLKGDLLAVVPWEERELKSKWSRRTIKLNPAAASILRERVSRMADKTRPIFMNPEGQVYRVASVYHLFRDVLAGGKRAHVPRELRMSLYDFRHFFCSEHAAPGPLHMDL